A region of Rhinoraja longicauda isolate Sanriku21f chromosome 31, sRhiLon1.1, whole genome shotgun sequence DNA encodes the following proteins:
- the golga1 gene encoding golgin subfamily A member 1 isoform X3 gives MTKFESWKSSCQLRNLQKTKEKLEIALEKHQDSSMRKLQEQNEAYHANRAKMAETMDLALEKKDQEWMVKFSTLEKEKTTFENQLKQMKNENFNLFQKRDEQDELDGFQQQELAKVKHMLLQKEEMLSKVERELEEQKTELDQTKEELKVSKQKLSNLNQRLQQLATLTEDMTKEREELVATKRSAEGKITELEQRAQELQDVTQQFSADLQKASVETEEKRRVIEHLQAKVFSLEKRIEGNYSEDEHVQELLKEKSYLEQKLEESHEHLLEAQTSHAEAVGMFEGQIGKQNKVVAELQSLMQQKDADMQIFKDKSASQVSELEQTLQSTNDKLTQKESDVNEKEIQLKKLQEESEAMNDKLQRQIAALRHQHIEKTSRVDAQIAALETAREFDKTASQHNICQLQRKNEDLSDRLNETENALKEVEGELEKSKDKLRTSENASVELAKVLEAARTQREELEHKVLTLTQMLEEKNTSVLQKDKELIKLEEDFRKLEQDKEAVKLQLHQLQIESETCRSSAAEREGAVQSQLSDLELQVTESGQLLEASQRKVTALEAELMALNPPENDEKEQNGDVAISDALQLQQENQDLEQQLVEKNKTIKQLLQRLTELKKTLQKELKMKPEMDPVEVRERSYFEPPCMASNSSTVVNNSDLNDSREINFEYLKHVLLKFMSVRESEAYQLVKAVSVLLNFTREEENMLKESLEYKMSWFGSKPAPKGIVRPSLSGRPPAHWQ, from the exons CTGCGAAATTTGCAGAAGACGAAAGAGAAGCTTGAAATTGCCTTAGAGAAACATCAGGATT CCTCAATGAGGAAGCtacaggaacagaatgaggcataTCATGCCAACAGAGCTAAAATGGCAGAGACAATGGATCTGGCCTTGGAAAAGAAGGATCAG GAATGGATGGTGAAATTTTCAACCCTTGAAAAG GAGAAGACAACATTTGAGAACCAGCTGAAGCAGATGAAGAATGAGAATTTTAATCTGTTTCAGAAACGAGATGAACAGGATGAACTGGATggatttcagcagcaggaacttgcCAAAGTCAAACATATG CTCCTGCAAAAAGAAGAAATGTTATCAAAGGTTGAAAGGGAACTTGAAGAACAGAAAACAGAGCTAGATCAAACCAAAGAGGAGCTGAAAGTCTCCAAACAGAAACTTTCAAACCTAAACCAAAGGTTGCAGCAGTTAGCGACTTTAACTGAAgacatgaccaaggaaag AGAAGAACTGGTGGCAACAAAACGAAGTGCAGAAGGGAAAATAACTGAATTGGAACAGAGAGCTCAGGAATTACAAGATGTGACCCAGCAATTCTCAGCTGATTTACAAAAG GCATCTGTGGAAACCGAGGAGAAGAGAAGAGTTATTGAGCACCTACAGGCAAAAGTAttttctctggaaaaaaggatcgAGGGAAATTACTCAGAGGATGAGCATGTACAAGAGCTGCTTAAAGAG AAATCCTATCTGGAGCAAAAATTGGAAGAAAGTCACGAGCATTTGTTGGAAGCTCAGACCAGCCATGCTGAGGCTGTGGGAATGTTTGAAGGACAG ATAGGTAAACAAAACAAAGTAGTAGCTGAACTTCAGTCTTTGATGCAGCAAAAAGATGCTGATATGCAGATTTTCAAAGACAAGAGTGCAAGTCAG GTCAGCGAATTGGAGCAAACGTTACAGTCCACCAACGACAAGTTAACGCAGAAAGAAAGCGATGTAAATGAGAAAGAAATTCAGTTGAAAAAGCTG CAAGAAGAAAGTGAAGCCATGAATGATAAATTGCAGCGTCAGATTGCTGCTTTAAGGCATCAGCACATCGAGAAGACCAGCCGAGTGGATGCCCAAATAGCTGCCCTTGAAACTGCCCGTGAATTTGACAAAACAGCCTCGCAACACAATATA TGCCAACTCCAAAGGAAAAATGAAGATCTAAGTGACAGACTTAATGAGACTGAAAATGCTTTGAAGGAAGTTGAGGGTGAACTTGAAAAGTCAAAG GATAAATTAAGAACCAGTGAAAATGCAAGTGTTGAACTTGCCAAAGTATTAGAAGCGGCCAGAACACAGAGAGAGGAATTGGAACACAAG GTGTTAACATTAACGCAAATGCTGGAAGAAAAAAATACTTCAGTCTTGCAGAAAGATAAAGAATTAATCAAATTGGAAGAAGACTTCAGGAAACTTGAACAAG ACAAGGAAGCTGTAAAGTTGCAATTGCATCAGCTACAAATCGAAAGTGAAACTTGTAGAAGTTCAGCAGCAGAAAGAGAGGGGGCAGTGCAGAGCCAGCTAAGTGATCTGGAGCTGCAGGTGACTGAAAGCGGGCAACTGTTGGAGGCCAGTCAGAGGAAG GTAACAGCTCTGGAAGCAGAACTGATGGCCCTCAATCCACCAGAAAACGACGAGAAAGAGCAAAATGGAGACGTTGCAATTTCAGATGCTTTGCAGCTTCAGCAGGAGAACCAAGATTTGGAGCAGCAGTTGGTTGAGAAAAATAAG ACAATTAAACAGCTGCTTCAGAGGCTAACAGAACTGAAAAAGACCCTGCAGAAGGAACTG AAAATGAAGCCAGAAATGGACCCTGTGGAAGTCCGAGAGAGATCCTACTTCGAGCCACCATGCATGGCGAGTAATTCTTCCACCGTTGTAAACAATTCCGATCTCAATGACTCCAGGGAGATAAACTTTGAGTATCTTAAACACGTTCTCCTCAAGTTCATGTCCGTGCGAGAATCGGAG GCCTACCAACTGGTGAAAGCAGTGTCTGTACTACTAAACTTTACACGCGAAGAAGAGAACATGTTAAAGGAATCCTTAGAATACAAG